GGCAACACGCTGGAAGGCGCCAGTGGCGGCATACCGTTCCCGATTCCGACCACCGGCGCCGAAGTGATCTGGAACCATCACCTGAGCTGGCGCGGCGTGGCCTGGAGGAACGACTACAACGTGTACGTGATCACCGCCAGCGGCCAGCGCATTCTGTCAGCCACAGTACAGGCGCAGCGCGAGATGCCGTATTACTTCCAGGACGGTAAACCCGAATACAAAGGGGTGTACTGGATGACACGCCTGGTCAACCTCGGCCCGCCGCAACGTGCCGGTGAAGCCTTGCTGGGCCGTGAACCGCTGGATTACGCCAACGGCGGGCCGCAATCCTGGGTCTACCTGGCCGGTCAGCGTCGTGTGCGCAAGCTGCCGGTGTCGTCTTACGACACGCCCACGCCCACCAGTTCCGGCGTGGCCAACTTCGACGAGGTCTCGGTGTTCACCGGCCCGCTCGACCGCTATGACTGGAAGATAGTCGGCAAGCAGGAAATGCTGATTCCCTACAACAGCAACAAGATCCTGCAACCGGCCAAAGACGACGCGATCCTCGGCGAACGCTTCCTCAACCCCGACCACATGCGCTGGGAACTGCATCGCGTGTGGGTGATTGAAGGCAACCTGGTCGCCGGCAAACGCCACAGCATGCCCAAGCGCCGCTTCTACGTAGACGAAGACACCTGGATGGCCGTACTCGGCGACAGCTGGGATGCCAACCACCAACTGTGGCGCACCTACTTTCAACTGCCGTACCTGATGCCGCAATTGCCGGGGTTGGTGCGTGGTTTGTACGGCCAGTACGACCTGCAGACCGGTGCGTGGATGGCTCACAACGTGGTCACCGAAAAACGCGTGCACAACGACGTCGTCGCACCGTTCCCCGACAGTGATTTCAGCCCGGACGGCCTGGCTGCCGATGGTGTGCGTTGATGCCTGGTTATCCGTTCTGGCTGGCGCTGGGAATGCTCGGTGTGAGCCTGGCAACCCAGGCCGCTGATGCGCCGGTCAGCGATGTTTTGCTGCGCCCGGCGCTCAAGGTCAGCGCGCCGGAACGAGCGGTGCTGATCGACATCACCCGCGCCGGCAACCGCCTGGTGGCCGTCGGCGAGCGAGGGCTGATTCTGCTCTCG
This genomic window from Pseudomonas sp. Bout1 contains:
- a CDS encoding DUF1329 domain-containing protein, coding for MKFQPLMLAGLLVAVAPAGWAATDAQAQQLKSTLTPLGAERAGNADGSIPAWDKGFAQVPAGINPGPRLPDYFASDKPLYSVTPQNVAQYADKLSDGQKALFAKYPTYRIDVYPSRRTAAAPQWVYDNTLKNATAAHLTHEGNTLEGASGGIPFPIPTTGAEVIWNHHLSWRGVAWRNDYNVYVITASGQRILSATVQAQREMPYYFQDGKPEYKGVYWMTRLVNLGPPQRAGEALLGREPLDYANGGPQSWVYLAGQRRVRKLPVSSYDTPTPTSSGVANFDEVSVFTGPLDRYDWKIVGKQEMLIPYNSNKILQPAKDDAILGERFLNPDHMRWELHRVWVIEGNLVAGKRHSMPKRRFYVDEDTWMAVLGDSWDANHQLWRTYFQLPYLMPQLPGLVRGLYGQYDLQTGAWMAHNVVTEKRVHNDVVAPFPDSDFSPDGLAADGVR